The proteins below are encoded in one region of Haloterrigena turkmenica DSM 5511:
- a CDS encoding Acg family FMN-binding oxidoreductase produces the protein MNSDELTTTVWELDEDEFPSDGSIREWAQFLLRYAILAPSSHNSQPWRFAVRDGRIQIFADDARWLEVADHDKRELQISLGCAIENLCTAAAHFGFGYRVEYDDTIDAVDGDHIATVTLHPDGTPSNTRPPGLFDQLTERYTSHDLFEDRPLPQSTRDILRQCVFDGDVSLHLIEDSDRKRSIGELQAAADLRLMDDREYRKELGYWLGIGALGQSWLMARIAQAVVTTFDLGNRESQNNSKLIRSAPVLGLLVTETDAPAARIKTGRVYERLALAASANSVATHPMSQILELPEKRDELGTLAAIGDGVPQHLFRLGYTDEPKDHTPRWPLEKGPLDTTVTFRDGSYRLSEPDRKRRHCRPELAASAPECVHPRTTAPVASVHDAPRTPRL, from the coding sequence ATGAATTCGGACGAGTTAACGACCACGGTCTGGGAGCTAGATGAGGACGAGTTCCCATCTGACGGGTCGATCCGAGAATGGGCGCAGTTCCTGCTTCGATACGCGATCCTCGCTCCGTCCAGTCACAACTCGCAACCGTGGCGATTTGCCGTACGCGACGGTCGAATCCAGATTTTCGCCGACGATGCACGGTGGCTCGAGGTGGCCGATCACGACAAACGCGAGTTACAGATCAGTCTCGGCTGCGCCATCGAGAACCTCTGCACTGCGGCAGCGCACTTCGGATTCGGCTATCGAGTCGAGTACGACGATACCATCGATGCCGTCGATGGGGACCACATCGCCACCGTAACGCTTCACCCCGACGGGACCCCATCGAATACCCGACCACCGGGACTGTTCGACCAACTCACGGAGCGATATACGAGCCACGATCTGTTCGAAGATCGGCCGCTTCCGCAGTCAACGCGAGATATCCTCCGTCAGTGTGTCTTCGACGGCGACGTTTCGCTCCACTTGATCGAGGACTCGGACCGGAAGCGATCGATCGGGGAGTTACAGGCCGCGGCAGATCTGCGTCTGATGGACGACCGAGAGTACCGGAAAGAACTCGGCTACTGGCTCGGGATCGGCGCACTGGGCCAGTCGTGGCTTATGGCTCGTATTGCACAAGCGGTCGTGACCACGTTCGACCTCGGGAATCGCGAAAGTCAGAACAATTCGAAGCTGATTCGTAGTGCACCCGTCCTCGGACTCCTCGTCACGGAAACCGATGCTCCAGCAGCACGGATCAAAACCGGGCGAGTATACGAACGGTTGGCGCTCGCTGCCAGTGCTAACTCGGTTGCCACGCACCCGATGAGCCAGATTCTGGAACTTCCGGAAAAACGAGACGAGCTCGGGACTCTGGCAGCGATCGGCGATGGTGTTCCGCAGCATCTGTTCCGGTTGGGTTATACAGATGAACCGAAGGATCACACGCCACGATGGCCGCTCGAGAAGGGTCCTCTCGACACAACTGTGACGTTCAGAGACGGATCGTACCGACTATCGGAGCCCGACCGCAAACGGAGGCACTGCCGGCCAGAACTGGCGGCGTCCGCCCCAGAATGCGTCCACCCGCGTACTACCGCTCCCGTCGCAAGCGTTCACGACGCTCCTCGAACTCCTCGTCTGTGA
- a CDS encoding multicopper oxidase family protein, which translates to MGDQTGSSGPSVSRRELCIGAGAASISALAGCSTTTTPPRAESATTITDHSSPELEKWVDEVPRPGVAEPSGTKDGHPHYEIEMREVEQKVHRDLPATTVWGYDGQFPGPTIEAEQGEPIYVRWANDLPDEHLLPEDTTIHDDIIPYDTPGVRTVTHLHGGNVESESDGHAQAWYTRDFQETGPEFEKKDYYYVNDQPPATLWYHDHSLGITRLNVYAGLAGFYLLRSEHERSLGLPEGEYEIPLVFQDRSFEADGSLFYPTEISDEQGGSDESHPDPSIVPQFYGDTPVVNGKAWPRLSVEPRSYRFRLLNGSNSRYYTLKFHQYDESSGETGGDGPSFVQIGNDGGLLSAPVEIDDRLELGAGQRADVVVDFSEYAGETLLLHNDAPAQYRGGMSSSDDDIVSLPEIMLVDVSDDGDSADAPELPDELTRVPDIPVDSVDNERYLTLNGGATDDYGRQLFLLGTEAERDGLKIDAPVTEEPALGDTEIWSFANRSAMSHPMHLHLVHFQMLGRQSIGDYDPDEDDLDLDALKAPEPYERGWNDVITVDPGEVVHVIVHFGEHDGLFNDQTGTYMWHCHMIEHEDHDMMRPFTVLPTDNDGNGDDEGDSDNNENNGGNDSTTRG; encoded by the coding sequence ATGGGTGATCAGACTGGGTCGTCCGGACCGAGCGTATCGCGCCGCGAACTCTGTATTGGGGCCGGCGCCGCGAGTATTTCGGCTCTCGCGGGCTGTTCGACGACTACGACTCCGCCTCGAGCCGAGAGCGCGACGACGATAACGGACCACTCGTCGCCGGAGCTCGAGAAGTGGGTTGACGAGGTCCCTCGACCGGGCGTCGCGGAACCGTCTGGAACGAAAGACGGACATCCTCACTACGAGATCGAAATGCGCGAGGTCGAGCAGAAGGTCCACCGCGACCTCCCAGCGACGACCGTCTGGGGCTATGACGGACAGTTCCCGGGCCCGACGATCGAAGCCGAGCAGGGCGAACCGATCTACGTCCGATGGGCGAACGACCTCCCGGACGAGCACCTTCTGCCCGAGGACACGACGATTCACGACGACATCATTCCGTACGATACGCCGGGCGTCCGGACCGTGACCCATCTCCACGGCGGCAACGTCGAGTCCGAGAGCGACGGCCACGCGCAGGCGTGGTACACTCGGGATTTCCAGGAGACGGGCCCCGAATTCGAGAAGAAAGACTACTACTACGTAAACGACCAGCCGCCGGCGACGCTGTGGTACCACGACCACTCGCTCGGTATCACGCGGCTCAACGTCTACGCCGGGCTCGCGGGATTCTATCTCCTGCGGAGCGAGCACGAACGGAGCCTCGGTCTGCCCGAGGGCGAGTACGAGATCCCGCTCGTGTTTCAGGACCGGAGTTTCGAGGCGGACGGGTCGTTGTTCTATCCGACGGAGATCTCGGACGAGCAAGGCGGCAGCGACGAGTCGCACCCCGACCCGAGTATCGTTCCGCAGTTCTACGGCGACACGCCGGTCGTCAACGGGAAGGCCTGGCCGCGGCTCTCCGTCGAACCCAGGTCGTATCGGTTCCGGCTCCTCAACGGGTCGAACAGCCGATATTACACCCTCAAATTCCACCAATACGACGAGTCGTCGGGCGAAACCGGCGGCGACGGGCCGTCATTCGTCCAGATCGGGAACGACGGCGGCCTCCTCTCAGCGCCGGTCGAGATCGACGACCGCCTCGAGCTCGGCGCCGGCCAGCGCGCCGACGTCGTCGTCGACTTTTCCGAATACGCCGGCGAGACGCTGCTGCTCCACAACGACGCACCCGCCCAGTATCGTGGTGGGATGAGTTCGAGCGACGACGACATCGTTTCGCTCCCCGAGATCATGCTCGTGGACGTGAGCGACGACGGGGACTCGGCGGACGCTCCCGAACTCCCCGACGAGCTGACCCGCGTTCCGGACATCCCCGTCGATTCGGTCGACAACGAGCGCTATCTCACGCTCAACGGTGGCGCGACCGACGACTACGGTCGGCAACTCTTCCTGCTCGGAACGGAAGCCGAACGCGACGGCCTCAAGATCGATGCCCCCGTGACCGAGGAGCCCGCGCTCGGTGACACCGAGATCTGGAGTTTCGCCAACCGAAGCGCGATGTCCCATCCGATGCACCTCCACCTCGTCCACTTCCAGATGCTGGGACGACAGTCGATAGGGGACTACGATCCGGACGAGGACGACCTCGACCTCGACGCGCTCAAGGCTCCCGAGCCGTACGAACGAGGATGGAACGACGTGATCACCGTTGATCCCGGTGAGGTAGTCCACGTGATCGTTCACTTCGGAGAACACGACGGACTGTTCAACGATCAGACGGGAACGTACATGTGGCACTGCCACATGATCGAACACGAGGACCACGACATGATGCGGCCGTTCACCGTCCTGCCGACCGATAACGACGGCAACGGCGACGACGAGGGCGACAGCGACAACAACGAAAACAACGGCGGCAACGATTCGACAACCCGCGGCTGA
- a CDS encoding universal stress protein, with protein sequence MKAICATDLSAASEATIESETCLECLGRIGVEEIHLVTVIPSNVHAGMPGMDFEGRRERALERYRRVIEDAGFDVEAHVVRGTPHRRINGVAEAIGASLTVVGSRGKSPLENRVIGSTARNLARTTVVPLLVNRIERGADEPDVLREHLFQRMLYATDFSANADRAFEAFSYLRHATREATLVHVETPKDPALPEDADPEARLAELAAQLEEWGIETRTEVRQGDPADEILAAEEEYEPTTILVGSRGHSRLRRLLLGSVSEDVVARADGNVMLIPPDRTA encoded by the coding sequence ATGAAAGCGATCTGTGCAACCGACCTCTCCGCCGCCAGCGAGGCGACGATCGAGAGCGAGACCTGCCTCGAGTGCCTCGGCCGAATCGGCGTCGAGGAGATCCACCTCGTGACCGTGATCCCGTCGAACGTCCACGCGGGTATGCCCGGGATGGACTTCGAGGGACGACGCGAGCGGGCGCTCGAACGCTACCGTCGCGTCATCGAAGACGCGGGCTTCGACGTCGAGGCGCACGTCGTCCGCGGCACGCCCCACCGGCGAATCAACGGCGTCGCCGAGGCGATCGGCGCCAGCCTCACCGTCGTCGGCTCGCGGGGGAAGAGCCCGCTCGAGAACCGTGTCATCGGCTCGACCGCGCGCAACCTCGCGCGGACGACGGTCGTCCCGCTGCTGGTCAACCGGATCGAACGCGGCGCGGACGAGCCGGACGTCCTCCGCGAACACCTGTTTCAGCGGATGCTGTACGCGACGGACTTCTCGGCGAACGCCGATCGGGCGTTCGAGGCGTTCTCGTACCTCCGTCACGCGACGCGTGAGGCGACGCTGGTCCACGTCGAAACGCCGAAGGATCCGGCGCTTCCGGAGGACGCCGATCCCGAAGCGCGGCTGGCGGAGCTGGCGGCGCAACTCGAGGAGTGGGGGATCGAGACGCGAACCGAGGTCCGGCAAGGTGATCCCGCCGACGAGATTCTGGCCGCGGAGGAGGAGTACGAGCCGACGACGATCCTCGTCGGCTCGCGCGGTCACAGCCGGCTCCGCCGACTGTTGCTCGGGAGCGTCTCCGAAGACGTCGTCGCGCGGGCGGACGGCAACGTCATGTTGATCCCCCCGGACCGAACGGCCTAA
- a CDS encoding potassium channel family protein produces the protein MNLAYLTLGVALLAATVIDIVWTTLWIEGGAGPLTSRLMVWTWQTLRRIGGQNAGLLSLSGALLFVLNLTVWIVLLWVGWTLVFASAENAIIDTLNRGSVSWSDRLYFTGYTIFTLGNGDFAPRTGRWQIVTILATGSGLLFVTLSVTYALSVLEAVTQKRAFASTMSGFGTHGEEIVRTSWTGEEFRGLEVPLNSVASQLATLTENHKAYPILHYVHSARPDRAPIVEIVVLNEALTLLRFGVPERQRPNEITVRNARTSVEHYLETLHEGFVGPADDSPPSPDLRSLREAGIPTVSDDEFETALDELETRRRLLYGLVESDAREWPSREID, from the coding sequence ATGAATCTCGCCTATCTCACGCTCGGTGTCGCCCTTCTCGCTGCCACTGTCATCGATATCGTCTGGACGACACTCTGGATCGAAGGGGGTGCCGGTCCGCTCACGTCTCGACTGATGGTGTGGACGTGGCAGACGTTACGACGAATAGGCGGCCAGAACGCCGGACTGCTCAGCCTGTCCGGTGCGTTGCTCTTCGTGCTGAACCTCACGGTCTGGATCGTGCTGCTCTGGGTCGGTTGGACGCTCGTCTTCGCCAGCGCCGAGAACGCCATCATTGATACGCTCAATCGAGGGTCCGTCTCGTGGTCCGACCGGCTCTATTTCACCGGTTATACGATATTCACATTGGGTAACGGAGACTTCGCACCCAGAACGGGACGCTGGCAGATCGTCACGATACTCGCAACGGGGAGCGGCCTACTCTTCGTCACCCTGAGCGTCACCTACGCGCTTTCCGTCCTCGAGGCGGTCACCCAGAAACGCGCGTTCGCCAGCACCATGAGCGGGTTCGGAACGCACGGCGAGGAGATCGTTCGAACGAGCTGGACCGGCGAGGAGTTTCGCGGGCTCGAGGTACCGCTCAATTCCGTCGCGTCGCAACTCGCGACCCTCACCGAGAATCACAAGGCGTACCCGATCCTCCACTACGTTCACAGCGCCCGGCCGGATCGAGCGCCGATCGTCGAAATCGTCGTTCTCAACGAGGCGTTGACGCTTCTCCGGTTCGGCGTTCCGGAACGACAGCGGCCGAACGAAATCACCGTCCGAAATGCGCGTACGAGCGTCGAACACTACCTCGAGACGCTTCACGAAGGATTCGTCGGACCGGCTGACGACTCTCCGCCCTCGCCCGATCTCCGCTCCCTCCGCGAGGCGGGCATTCCGACTGTTTCGGACGACGAATTCGAGACCGCCCTCGACGAACTGGAGACGCGACGGCGACTGCTGTACGGACTCGTCGAATCCGACGCTCGAGAGTGGCCGTCGAGGGAAATCGACTGA
- a CDS encoding DUF7512 family protein, which translates to MIDLAASSSAAQAGALVGAVLLEAIALYVGYGALERVAMPIIERVKHA; encoded by the coding sequence ATGATCGACCTCGCCGCGTCTTCGTCAGCAGCACAAGCGGGCGCCCTCGTCGGCGCCGTCCTCCTCGAGGCGATCGCCCTCTACGTCGGGTACGGCGCGCTCGAGCGAGTCGCAATGCCGATCATCGAGCGGGTGAAACACGCATAA
- a CDS encoding cupredoxin domain-containing protein — protein sequence MNDQLSRRTVLGVTSGAIATGVAGCLTGNDQQEDDDGQDPDSSNQSGDEDVHNDSRDENTDDHDHGSHSADLDGPSADAEVAMTTTESGDHFEPHVVWIEQGGSVNWTNESGSHSTTAYHPDNDEPSLVPDEATAWDSGVLSEPEATFDHTFETEGVYHYYCTPHETAGMIGSVIVGRPDPETQPALAEPPSEKSETIREKLADLNETVTGALDGGTADDDGHGGDDDGHDDHDH from the coding sequence ATGAATGATCAGCTATCCCGACGAACCGTACTCGGCGTAACTAGCGGTGCAATCGCGACCGGCGTTGCCGGATGTCTGACCGGGAACGACCAGCAAGAGGACGACGACGGGCAAGACCCAGACTCCTCCAATCAGAGCGGCGACGAGGACGTTCACAACGATTCTCGCGACGAGAATACCGATGACCACGACCACGGAAGCCACAGTGCGGACCTCGACGGCCCCTCGGCGGATGCGGAGGTGGCGATGACTACTACCGAGTCCGGAGACCACTTCGAACCGCACGTCGTTTGGATCGAACAGGGTGGAAGCGTCAACTGGACGAACGAGAGCGGCAGTCACTCGACGACTGCCTATCACCCGGACAACGACGAACCGTCGCTCGTCCCCGACGAGGCGACCGCCTGGGACAGCGGCGTTCTCTCGGAACCGGAGGCGACCTTCGATCACACGTTCGAAACCGAGGGTGTGTACCACTACTACTGCACCCCTCACGAGACGGCCGGAATGATCGGGAGCGTCATCGTCGGTCGACCCGACCCGGAGACCCAACCTGCACTGGCGGAACCACCGTCAGAGAAGTCGGAGACCATTCGCGAGAAGCTCGCGGATCTGAACGAGACGGTGACCGGCGCGCTCGACGGCGGTACTGCCGACGATGACGGCCACGGCGGTGACGACGACGGCCACGACGATCACGATCACTGA
- a CDS encoding SHOCT domain-containing protein, translating into MATDDSLIRTLLIVIAAILLLPVLMMALAMPMMGVWGGGHMWDGGMWNGTGATWMWLLMSIIPLLVILGLGYLLYSAVRQSSGERTDPALEELRTAYARGDLTDEEFEERRERLRRER; encoded by the coding sequence ATGGCAACCGATGATTCTCTAATTCGGACGCTGTTGATCGTTATCGCCGCGATCCTTCTCCTGCCGGTTCTCATGATGGCGCTCGCGATGCCCATGATGGGCGTCTGGGGCGGGGGCCACATGTGGGACGGCGGGATGTGGAACGGCACCGGCGCCACGTGGATGTGGCTCCTCATGTCGATTATTCCGTTGCTGGTGATTCTCGGCCTCGGATATCTCCTGTACAGCGCGGTTCGCCAGTCCAGCGGGGAACGGACGGACCCCGCACTCGAGGAACTGAGGACTGCCTACGCTCGTGGTGACCTCACAGACGAGGAGTTCGAGGAGCGTCGTGAACGCTTGCGACGGGAGCGGTAG
- a CDS encoding MBL fold metallo-hydrolase translates to MSNTNFDPAEVARRIEEDREDLFVLDVRNEDDYEEWRIDGSTNVPIYDELLEYDYSGLEEHLDDLPKDTEIAVVCVAGITSARAAEFLREHGFDARSIDDGMNGWGRVHRQYDLEERSGVEGVVQVVRPGTGCVSYLAHDGDEAIVVDPSQYIDQYLNAADERDLEIVGVADTHAHADHVSGARRLAGELDVPYYLHGDDAGDLENVTGLEDGETIPVGERDLEVLHTPGHTPGSVSLRYGDALLSGDTLFLRSVGRPDLEDGAEEAVREAASQLFDSLERLTGLEDGTVVLPGHFSDESVRPLATELGELRAETTNELLSYVTDGDEAAFVETIVESLADEPANYNEIKQINWGKEQPGGDVEALELGPNNCAAN, encoded by the coding sequence ATGAGCAATACTAACTTCGATCCGGCGGAGGTCGCACGGCGCATCGAAGAAGACAGGGAGGACCTCTTCGTCCTCGACGTGAGGAACGAAGACGACTACGAAGAGTGGCGGATCGACGGGAGCACGAACGTCCCGATCTACGACGAGTTGCTGGAGTACGACTACTCCGGGCTCGAGGAGCATCTGGACGACCTCCCGAAAGACACGGAGATCGCGGTCGTCTGCGTCGCCGGTATCACGTCCGCGCGAGCGGCGGAGTTCCTGCGCGAACACGGGTTCGACGCGAGATCCATTGACGACGGCATGAACGGCTGGGGTCGCGTCCACCGCCAGTACGACCTCGAGGAGCGTTCGGGTGTCGAGGGCGTCGTTCAGGTCGTCCGTCCCGGAACGGGTTGCGTCTCGTATCTCGCTCACGACGGTGACGAGGCGATCGTCGTCGACCCGAGCCAGTACATCGATCAGTACCTGAACGCGGCCGACGAGCGCGACCTCGAGATCGTCGGCGTCGCGGACACCCACGCCCACGCCGACCACGTTTCGGGGGCCCGCCGACTCGCGGGCGAACTGGACGTGCCGTACTACCTCCACGGGGACGACGCCGGCGACCTCGAGAACGTGACGGGACTCGAGGACGGCGAGACGATTCCCGTCGGCGAACGCGACCTCGAGGTACTCCACACGCCAGGTCACACGCCCGGCAGCGTCTCACTCCGGTACGGCGACGCGCTGCTCTCCGGCGACACGCTGTTCCTCCGCAGCGTCGGCCGTCCCGACCTCGAGGACGGCGCAGAGGAGGCCGTTCGGGAGGCCGCCAGTCAGTTGTTCGACAGCCTCGAGCGGCTGACGGGCCTCGAGGACGGAACCGTCGTGTTGCCCGGTCACTTCAGCGACGAATCGGTTCGCCCGCTCGCGACCGAACTCGGCGAACTCCGAGCGGAGACGACCAACGAACTCCTGAGCTACGTCACGGACGGTGACGAAGCGGCGTTCGTCGAGACCATCGTCGAGAGCCTCGCGGACGAACCGGCCAACTACAACGAGATCAAGCAGATCAACTGGGGCAAAGAGCAGCCCGGCGGCGACGTCGAGGCGCTCGAGCTCGGGCCGAACAACTGCGCAGCCAACTAA
- a CDS encoding helix-turn-helix domain-containing protein, translating to MFEVLATAFEPFRRYMPRAKLTVSLPESLWIHEISTAYPDTTFRVSSVLPGSDVAIGVIELAAPNPVPILAAIDDQSDIRDLELLWKHDETALLQVETSNPLLLVPLQRAGVPIETPFSVENGAVTWELTTSSDRLSTLGDAFDERGVEYRIEYVRAVDASRAENPLTDRQLEVFRTALEAGYYDVPREATLTEVASALGVTKSTCSDVLHRAESAIARWFADEYVGSRVRV from the coding sequence ATGTTCGAAGTTCTCGCTACGGCGTTCGAACCCTTCCGTCGATACATGCCGCGAGCGAAACTCACCGTCTCCCTCCCCGAATCGCTCTGGATTCACGAGATTTCGACGGCCTATCCCGACACGACGTTCCGCGTCAGTTCGGTGCTGCCGGGATCGGACGTCGCGATCGGCGTCATCGAGTTGGCGGCGCCGAATCCGGTCCCGATACTCGCCGCGATCGACGATCAGAGCGATATTCGAGACCTCGAGTTGCTCTGGAAACACGACGAGACGGCACTCCTGCAGGTCGAGACGTCGAATCCGTTGTTGCTCGTTCCCCTGCAGCGGGCGGGCGTTCCGATTGAGACCCCGTTCTCGGTCGAAAACGGTGCGGTGACGTGGGAGCTGACGACCAGTTCGGATCGGTTGTCGACGCTCGGCGACGCGTTCGACGAGCGCGGCGTCGAGTATCGCATCGAGTACGTCCGCGCCGTCGACGCGAGTCGCGCGGAGAACCCGCTGACGGATCGACAGCTCGAGGTCTTCCGTACCGCCCTCGAGGCGGGGTACTACGACGTTCCCCGCGAGGCGACGCTGACGGAGGTCGCGTCGGCGCTCGGCGTGACCAAGTCGACCTGTAGCGACGTCTTACACCGCGCGGAGAGCGCGATCGCCCGCTGGTTCGCGGACGAATACGTCGGCTCTCGTGTGCGTGTCTGA
- a CDS encoding sulfite exporter TauE/SafE family protein — translation MELFGIALATLVLFVSFGFMVGVLFGFFGMGGSFLVTPALLVMGYPARVAVGSGMAFVFGTAVIATLKHHDLGQVDYKLGGLMIVGTSVGIEIGRIGVFYLEELGLASGVIGVTYVVLLGAIGVFVTRNALRNDGADDSGGGHHDAANEEIDPDAIPDIAKKIQAYRVPPMMTIAGGIQVSLWMVLGVAFATGLLSGFLGVGGGFIRMPAMFYLIGVPVPVAVGTDLFEIVFSGGIGSFLYGMEGGVDLSIVAPLLAGSALGARIGSAATGIVDEGDIKIYFGLMLLGGSIAVAFRQAGDYLGMEVLSTISFALILLSAFMVSGAVIYSTIATMRAESKASAASAD, via the coding sequence ATGGAGCTATTCGGAATCGCACTGGCGACGCTCGTACTGTTCGTGAGCTTCGGCTTCATGGTCGGCGTGCTGTTCGGCTTCTTCGGGATGGGCGGCTCGTTCCTCGTCACGCCCGCGTTGCTCGTGATGGGGTATCCCGCCAGAGTCGCCGTCGGGAGCGGCATGGCCTTCGTCTTCGGGACGGCGGTCATCGCGACGCTCAAGCACCACGACCTGGGACAGGTCGACTACAAACTCGGCGGACTGATGATCGTCGGGACCTCCGTCGGCATCGAGATCGGGCGGATCGGGGTGTTCTACCTCGAGGAGCTCGGTCTCGCCAGCGGGGTCATCGGCGTCACGTACGTCGTCCTGCTGGGCGCGATCGGCGTGTTCGTCACGCGTAACGCGCTCAGAAACGACGGTGCGGACGATTCGGGCGGCGGCCACCACGACGCCGCGAACGAGGAGATCGATCCGGACGCGATCCCGGACATCGCGAAGAAGATCCAGGCGTATCGCGTCCCGCCGATGATGACGATCGCGGGCGGCATCCAGGTCTCGCTGTGGATGGTCCTCGGCGTCGCGTTCGCGACGGGGCTGCTGTCGGGCTTCCTCGGCGTCGGCGGCGGATTCATCCGGATGCCCGCGATGTTCTACCTCATCGGGGTCCCCGTTCCGGTGGCGGTCGGGACCGACCTGTTCGAGATCGTCTTCTCGGGTGGGATCGGTTCGTTCCTCTACGGGATGGAGGGCGGCGTCGACCTCTCGATCGTCGCGCCCTTGCTCGCGGGGAGCGCACTCGGCGCTCGCATCGGGTCGGCCGCGACCGGTATCGTCGACGAGGGCGACATCAAGATCTACTTCGGGCTAATGTTGCTCGGTGGATCGATCGCCGTCGCGTTCCGCCAGGCCGGCGACTACCTCGGGATGGAGGTCCTGAGTACGATCAGCTTCGCGCTGATCCTGCTCTCGGCGTTCATGGTCAGCGGGGCCGTGATCTACAGCACGATCGCGACGATGCGAGCGGAGTCGAAGGCGTCGGCGGCGTCCGCGGACTGA
- a CDS encoding ZIP family metal transporter, with protein sequence MALAENLVVVFVAGFITALATGIGALPFFFVDDFSDRWNVGLWGVASGIMVTVSVFGLVDEGLAYASGGFPTLMVGGLLAGVALVELSDRVLDGVDLHGNGEHEHDRERAHNDEHGHDLEATDSSEVRANGAGHGGAPIEATAFAERDLKKLVLILGILTVHSFPEGVAVGVSFAELGLEGGVSILGFSIPLLAVFMTIAISIHNVPEGTAIAIPMRTMGLSNWRMVGAAVFSSLPQPIGAVIAFVFVSWAEAFLPFGFGFAAGAMVYLVATEFIPEALETGADLPNRGRRELLIGFGAGVVAMAPVTLV encoded by the coding sequence ATGGCACTCGCGGAAAACCTCGTCGTCGTATTCGTCGCGGGCTTTATCACCGCGTTAGCGACGGGAATCGGCGCGTTGCCGTTCTTCTTCGTCGACGACTTCAGCGACCGCTGGAACGTGGGGCTGTGGGGGGTCGCGTCGGGAATCATGGTGACGGTCTCCGTGTTCGGTCTCGTCGACGAGGGACTCGCGTACGCTTCGGGCGGGTTTCCGACGCTGATGGTCGGCGGCCTGCTCGCGGGCGTCGCGCTGGTTGAACTCTCCGACAGGGTCCTCGACGGGGTCGACCTCCACGGAAACGGGGAACACGAGCACGACCGTGAACGAGCCCACAACGACGAACACGGACACGATCTCGAGGCGACGGACTCGAGCGAGGTCCGGGCGAACGGCGCCGGTCACGGCGGTGCGCCGATCGAGGCGACGGCGTTCGCCGAGAGAGACCTAAAGAAACTCGTCCTCATCCTCGGCATTCTAACGGTCCACAGCTTCCCCGAGGGCGTGGCGGTCGGCGTCTCGTTCGCCGAACTTGGACTCGAGGGCGGCGTCTCGATACTCGGATTTTCGATCCCGCTGCTCGCGGTGTTCATGACGATCGCCATCTCGATCCACAACGTTCCGGAGGGAACCGCCATCGCCATTCCGATGCGGACGATGGGACTGTCCAACTGGCGGATGGTCGGCGCGGCGGTCTTCTCGAGCCTTCCCCAGCCGATCGGCGCGGTCATCGCGTTCGTGTTCGTCTCGTGGGCCGAGGCGTTCCTGCCGTTCGGTTTCGGATTCGCCGCCGGTGCGATGGTCTATCTGGTCGCGACGGAGTTCATTCCCGAGGCGCTCGAGACCGGCGCGGACCTCCCGAACAGGGGTCGTCGAGAGTTGCTCATCGGGTTCGGTGCGGGTGTCGTGGCGATGGCACCAGTCACGCTCGTGTGA
- a CDS encoding helix-turn-helix domain-containing protein, protein MANSMAEQLQQDMECEGLLECIHGLKQLDKECFRVLVESEDALTIDEVADQVDRERSTAYRSIQRLLQSGFIQKEQINYEQGGYYHVYYPTDPTQIASDMQRMLNDWYAKMGQLIQEFEDKYEHTDAGTEIPAQS, encoded by the coding sequence ATGGCTAACTCGATGGCGGAACAACTGCAGCAGGATATGGAGTGCGAAGGGCTGCTGGAGTGTATCCACGGACTCAAGCAACTCGACAAGGAGTGCTTTCGCGTGCTGGTCGAGAGCGAGGACGCGCTGACGATCGACGAGGTCGCCGACCAGGTCGACCGTGAACGCTCGACCGCGTACCGCTCGATCCAGCGACTGCTCCAGAGCGGCTTCATCCAGAAAGAGCAGATCAACTACGAGCAGGGCGGCTACTACCACGTCTACTATCCGACGGATCCGACCCAAATCGCAAGCGACATGCAGCGGATGCTCAACGACTGGTACGCGAAGATGGGCCAGCTCATCCAGGAGTTCGAGGACAAGTACGAACACACCGACGCCGGCACCGAAATCCCAGCCCAGAGCTAA